Proteins encoded by one window of Arachis ipaensis cultivar K30076 chromosome B04, Araip1.1, whole genome shotgun sequence:
- the LOC107636286 gene encoding uncharacterized protein LOC107636286: MGTGQQFSQHLVKCIEANLKTARCFTVTLYDRDNSEFTVAETTPTGTFSLGTYRVSLASRTCDCGYFQALHFPCQHALACCAYARVSWSSYVHSVYQISSVFNVYRMGFTPPIPEGYWPPYDGPTVIPDPNRRRAREGRPRSTRIRTNMDEADPNRPKRCGLCRQPGHTRRRCPQVVGSSQTGRN, encoded by the coding sequence ATGGGCACCGGACAGCAGTTCAGTCAGCATTTGGTGAAGTGTAtcgaggccaacttgaagacggccAGGTGCTTCACTGTGACGTTGTATGACCGTgataactccgagttcaccgtaGCGGAGACCACTCCGACTGGCACTTTCTCCTTGGGTACTTACCGAGTATCGCTTGCCTCCCGGACATGTGACTGTGGGTACTTTCAGGCGCTTCATTTCCCGTGTCAGCACGCACTTGCATGTTGTGCCTACGCACGCGTGAGTTGGAGCTCCTATGTTCACAGCGTCTATCAGATTAGCTCGGTGTTCAATGTCTATCGGATGGGATTCACACCTCCAATCCCGGAGGGCTACTGGCCACCCTACGATGGGCCCACGGTGATTCCGGACCCAAACAGAAGGCGTGCGAGAGAGGGGAGGCCTAGATCCACCAGGATACGGACGAATATGGATGAGGCAGATCCAAACAGGCCAAAACGGTGTGGCCTTTGTCGCCAACCCGGACACACTAGACGTAGATGCCCACAGGTAGTAGGATCGTCTCAGACAGGGCGAAATTAG
- the LOC107636287 gene encoding uncharacterized protein LOC107636287, with protein sequence MFLCWRQFPEVRTPELLAKLVDVVSSSGGSNRNTANVATAVGSSSMAAVASSSVPVYEPAAQLVASPSFAVDLNNGVRDEVGSFDVLPNALHGVPPVGVGDGELGDPDEDDVEPETIEEDSGDEVVAAGPALAGGGSSSGTQQYPPYFSSLDLDAMTHEGALGHPVGFGARDAEGNAGLTEFQYKVVESDHRRYVGKCSEFGNGCTWLIRLSLRKRKGIWEVKRYNGPHTCLATSISSDHRSLDHSVISAFIMPMVRADASVSIKVLLNATAAHFGFRPTYRRIWMAKQKAVGLIYGDWDESYSEIPRWVLGSIPGEGNIWQAGRTLCSQGARG encoded by the exons ATGTTTCTTTGTTGGAGGCAGTTTCCGGAGGTCCGCACACCAGAGTTGCTGGCAaagctggttgatgtggtatccagctcaggcggttcgaaccggaataccgcCAATGTAGCCACTGCAGTTGGCTCCAGTTCGATGGCTGCTGTGGCTTCTTCCTCCGTCCCAGTTTACGAGCCAGCGGCCCAACTTGTCGCCTCTCCGTCATTTGCTGTTGATTTGAATAACGGCGTCCGCGACGAGGTAGGATCCTTTGATGTTCTGCCAAACGCTTTACACGGCGTTCCACCGGTTGGCGTCGGAGACGGAGAATTGGGTGATCCTGATGAGGACGACGTTGAGCCCGAAACGATTGAGGAAGATAGCGGGGACGAGGTTGTAGCGGCTGGGCCTGCATTGGCTggcggtggttctagctctggcacacagcagtatccaccatATTTTTCTTCGCTGGACCTGGACGCCATGACGCATGAGGGTGCGCTAGGGCACCCTGttggattcggagctagagatgcggaagggaATGCTGGTCTCACAGAGTTCCAA tacaaggtggtGGAGTCCGATCACcgccggtatgtgggcaagtgttccgAGTTTGGGAATGgttgcacatggttgattcggctaAGTCTCCGgaagcgcaagggcatttgggaggtcaaacggtacaatggcCCTCACACTTGCCTAGCCACATCCATATCAAGTGATCACAGAAGTTTGGATCATTCTGTGATTTCggcgttcattatgccaatggttagggctgacgcATCGGTTAGCATCAAGGTACTCCTGAACGCCACGGCAGCGCATTTTGGTTTTAGGCCAACTTACAGGAGGAtttggatggcgaagcagaaggccgtTGGCCTCATctacggtgactgggatgagtcatacagCGAGATACCTAGGTGGGTGTTGGGTAGCATCCctggtgaaggcaacatatggCAGGCTGGCCGAACTCTTTGTTCGCAAGGGGCGAGAGGCTGA